From the Psychrobacter sp. P11F6 genome, the window AGAACATCTTGATGCTAATGCGCGTGCAGTACTGGAGTTTTGGTTCGACAAAGACAATGAGCAATATTGGTTTGCGCAAAATGATGACTTTGATACGCAGATAAAGGATAAATTCGGTGGCATCTGGCAAGCTGCCAAGCAAGGTGAATGCGTGACGTGGCGTATCGCAGAAGCACCGACGGATAGCAATAGCTCAATCACGGCGTTGGCAGGCAGACTAGCAGAAATTATTGTCTTAGATCAGTTTTCGCGTAATTTATGTCGCGGGCAAGCAGACGCTTTTGCACAAGATAGTATGGCTATCGCATTGGCACAAGAGGCTATTGGACAACCACACTTTGATACATTACCGACTGAATGGCGCAAGTTTATCATCATGCCATTTATGCATTCAGAGTCATTGGTGATCCATAAGCGCTACTTACCATTGTTTGAAAAATTACATGATGACAATACGCTGGATTTCGAAAATCGTCATAAAGATATCATTGAGCAATTCGGTCGCTATCCGCATCGCAATGACATTTTAGATCGCGAGTCAACGGATGAAGAAGAAGCCTTCTTGCAACAACCGAACTCGTCGTTTTAGCACTTATATATCTATATAATTGATTGCAATATGATTTATTCCAATATAGTTACTTTGACTCAAAAGAAGTGTGAAGTACAAGGCAACCAAGTATAGGCATATACACTATTTCAAGCGAGGTGAACGCCGAACTTCTTTATAGTGCAATGGCTTGACTATCATAATCAAGCAAGGGCTGAATCAGATAACTGATTCAGCCCTTGCTTTACTCTACTTACTCTTTAGGTACTTCCGTTCAGATTGGTGCTTTTATTCAGATTAAGAACACGTCTTAGTTCACCTAATTATTAGTTCACTATCCCTGTCGTAAAGGTAAAGCTCTCACGCTCGATAGTTTTATGATCCACTAAAATATCAAAGCTGACACGGTAGTCACTGTTGCCATGTAAACCACAGTTTTTGCCTTTTTTACTAGCAATCTGGCAGCTTTTTAAATTATCAGTGATTGGTAATATAAAAGCTTCGTTTGCTGGTAGTGCATTTGCCGTATTTTTATAGGGATCTTGGCGATAGTCTAGCAGCTCAATCGGTACATTGATATTTCGCTGGATATCATGGAATGTTACATTGCTGATATCAATCGTTTGAGCGGATGGCATATTGATATAAATGGGTTGCCCGATAGGATCCACTCGCAAGTCACGCCCTGTATGCTTGACAGGATCTGGCGTCTCATTATATAGCGCGGTTACTGTATCCGTCACGCCTTCACATGGATAAGTAAATACGCCTTTAACCGTATTATCTTTAGTCGCTTGGGTCGCTGCTGCATGGTTGACCAAGACATAACCTTGGTTATTCGCCGCCTCTTTATTGTATGGCTTATAGATAACCACGCCAGTACCCGTCACGCTTGCACTAGGCATCATTAATGAACGCAAATGGTAAGGTGCTGCCAGCAAGGACTTTGCCATCGAGCCTGCCACAACATCTGAGCGAATAAGATTGCCTGCTGAACTATAGTAGCTAGATTGGGCGATATTCTCAGTCACACCATATCGTACATTTGGATAGTCTGCGTTTGATAAACGATCGGTAAAACTTAACCCACCAAAAAATGGATTATTGCTACTGGTAACGCCCGAAATATCTGCAATCTTATTTTCGTAATGCGCACTGAATGCGGTCGGTGAGCTATTGGCAAAGACATATTTAATATAATTTGCATGTTTAATGGCAACATCATCAAGCGCGGTATCAACAGATAAGCCGCTCAGACCACAGCTGGTACGTGCTAAACTGAAATTATTGTTGGCAATTAATGCAGCCTTTACCTCATTAGTAGCAGTAGTGCTATCAAGTTGGTCGCCAACATTATCGCTTGAATTGTCACTTGTATTACCATTGGGCTGATCGTTTGGCTCGATAGCAGGTGGGTTCGGGCTTGGCGCATTGGTATTAGAGCTGCTATCAGAGCCACCACCGCCCCCACCACAAGCCGTTATAAATACTGTCAAAAAAAGCACTGCAGCAAGATTTTTTTGTGGCGTACTGATTAATAGCGTACTGAATGTCATTTTTTATCCTATAGAATAGTAGCGCGTATATAAGTCAATAAATGCCAGCGTTAAGTATGTGGACATAAACTAAGTAGACTTAAGCTGCTAGGGCGTGTTGAACATTCACAAATGGGCACTGCTGATAGCTAAAATTGTTCCAGACAAGGCGCAAGTCGACGATAATGTTAATACCTTAGCTAGAATTGCAACGCCCTGCTTGTAAATAGCTGGGGGCAATTTTAGTATCAGCTCCAATATTAACAGAAGGGGACAGAACTCTTTTTTGCCGCTTCATTGTTAAAAATATACGCTTAGAATGACTAAACTTACTATTTTTAACGTCGAATCGCCTGCAAAATAGCCCCTGTCAGTGCCATGGTCGAATGTTCAACACGCCCTAATATCACAGTATTGAATTTATTTGTAATTGCATTGTAATACAGTCCATAAATTTTTACTTGGTGTTTCTTGAAGACTGATACGTTCATTATAGACTGTCTTATTTTTAGTCATGACTATTTTTGCTTAGGCTATTTTAAAGAAGCACGCTCAGCTTAACGTTTATTTTTAAGTGCTTTTTTCTTAAGTGATTTGTTCTTAAGTGGCTTTCTCTAATGACTTTCTGACTGGTGCAAAACTACGTCTATGCACAGGTAATACG encodes:
- a CDS encoding DUF924 family protein, with protein sequence MSLSTDYSTATSQAYSSQLDPKNIHLEHLDANARAVLEFWFDKDNEQYWFAQNDDFDTQIKDKFGGIWQAAKQGECVTWRIAEAPTDSNSSITALAGRLAEIIVLDQFSRNLCRGQADAFAQDSMAIALAQEAIGQPHFDTLPTEWRKFIIMPFMHSESLVIHKRYLPLFEKLHDDNTLDFENRHKDIIEQFGRYPHRNDILDRESTDEEEAFLQQPNSSF
- a CDS encoding CAP domain-containing protein; translated protein: MTFSTLLISTPQKNLAAVLFLTVFITACGGGGGGSDSSSNTNAPSPNPPAIEPNDQPNGNTSDNSSDNVGDQLDSTTATNEVKAALIANNNFSLARTSCGLSGLSVDTALDDVAIKHANYIKYVFANSSPTAFSAHYENKIADISGVTSSNNPFFGGLSFTDRLSNADYPNVRYGVTENIAQSSYYSSAGNLIRSDVVAGSMAKSLLAAPYHLRSLMMPSASVTGTGVVIYKPYNKEAANNQGYVLVNHAAATQATKDNTVKGVFTYPCEGVTDTVTALYNETPDPVKHTGRDLRVDPIGQPIYINMPSAQTIDISNVTFHDIQRNINVPIELLDYRQDPYKNTANALPANEAFILPITDNLKSCQIASKKGKNCGLHGNSDYRVSFDILVDHKTIERESFTFTTGIVN